One window from the genome of Elaeis guineensis isolate ETL-2024a chromosome 5, EG11, whole genome shotgun sequence encodes:
- the LOC105044516 gene encoding uncharacterized protein, which yields MSSVCKSSVGCVDARVPVRATYVNLYKWPESDAEFVKWVAGRRREGSEHRHDMSGDGRRKLGPSPRVVDSYSCRQMYLRSYTFSKKESFPEKTQRCLGRVKERAVVCPFLHQRSDSFGSIHSNISNKDDTKKKKKKKKKKKKGCVAAKKLLDFIFRRLLSCTSSVDVVDRSSPS from the coding sequence ATGAGCTCTGTGTGCAAGTCTTCCGTGGGTTGCGTTGACGCACGTGTGCCGGTGAGGGCGACCTATGTCAATCTCTACAAGTGGCCGGAATCCGACGCCGAGTTTGTGAAGTGGGTggcgggaagaagaagagaaggaagcgaGCACAGGCACGACATGAGCGGCGATGGGAGAAGGAAGTTGGGGCCGAGCCCGAGGGTGGTGGACAGCTACTCGTGCCGGCAGATGTATCTGAGGAGCTACACCTTCTCGAAGAAGGAGAGCTTCCCGGAGAAGACACAGCGGTGCCTTGGTAGAGTTAAGGAGAGGGCCGTCGTCTGCCCTTTCCTCCACCAGAGGTCCGATAGCTTCGGTAGTATCCACTCAAATATCAGTAACAAGGATGacacgaagaagaagaagaagaagaagaagaagaagaagaaggggtgcGTGGCAGCGAAGAAGCTTCTCGATTTCATCTTCCGACGCCTGCTCTCCTGCACCTCCAGCGTCGACGTGGTGGATCGCTCCTCGCCTTCGTGA